The Euphorbia lathyris chromosome 3, ddEupLath1.1, whole genome shotgun sequence genome contains a region encoding:
- the LOC136224551 gene encoding protein CASPARIAN STRIP INTEGRITY FACTOR 1-like — protein sequence MSPIIFMKKFFLLFLLISSSLSVSTSAGRRTKFVDKLVNKQFDATHQEVEEEGMINERMLRANNKDYGNYDPAPALVRPPFKLIPN from the exons ATGTCTCCAATCATTTTCATGAAGaaattctttcttctcttcctcCTTATTTCATCCTCACTCTCTGTCTCTACTTCTGCAg GTCGACGAACCAAATTTGTAGATAAGTTGGTCAACAAGCAGTTTGATGCTACTCATCAG GAAGTGGAGGAAGAGGGCATGATAAATGAAAGGATGTTAAGAGCTAATAACAAAGACTATGGAAACTATGATCCTGCACCTGCTCTTGTTAGGCCTCCTTTCAAGCTCATTCCCAACTGA